The following proteins are co-located in the Desulfobacterales bacterium genome:
- the prfB gene encoding peptide chain release factor 2 (programmed frameshift) — MASELKHTLNEMKIKLDQLKGYLDLAANEKRLSEIEDLISKDGFWDSPEDSKTILKERTLLSGKIERFRTLFNEAEDCDIMLDLADEESDAAALAEVTPQIQSLGKRIQSFSLELMLDDDDDGNNAIVSINAGAGGTEAQDWAEMLFRMYTRWVERKGFKLDIIDYQPGEEAGIKSVTFTAGGEYAYGFLKSETGVHRLVRISPYSASGKRHTSFASVFVYPELDNEIVIDIEDKDLRIDVFRASGAGGQHVNKTSSAIRITHLPTGIVVQCQQERSQHRNRDMAMKVLKARLYQNEKWKQDEKLQEIHDGKGDIAWGNQIRSYVLQPYQMVKDHRINLEVGNVNAVLDGALDPFIEGVLLAGKA, encoded by the exons ATGGCCAGCGAATTAAAACACACACTCAATGAAATGAAAATCAAACTGGATCAGTTGAAGGGGTATCTT GACCTGGCTGCCAATGAAAAAAGATTAAGTGAAATTGAGGACCTGATCTCTAAGGACGGATTTTGGGACAGCCCTGAAGATAGCAAGACAATTTTAAAAGAGCGAACCCTTCTATCTGGCAAAATCGAACGATTTCGGACACTATTTAATGAGGCGGAAGACTGCGACATTATGTTGGACCTTGCCGATGAAGAATCGGATGCCGCCGCTTTAGCGGAAGTCACCCCGCAGATTCAATCTCTCGGGAAACGCATCCAGTCCTTTTCGCTTGAACTCATGCTGGACGATGACGATGACGGCAACAATGCCATTGTTTCAATAAATGCCGGCGCCGGGGGCACAGAAGCCCAGGACTGGGCCGAGATGCTTTTCAGGATGTACACCCGCTGGGTGGAACGCAAAGGGTTCAAGCTGGACATTATCGATTATCAGCCCGGTGAAGAAGCCGGCATTAAAAGTGTTACATTTACAGCCGGCGGAGAATATGCTTACGGCTTTTTAAAGTCGGAAACCGGTGTGCATCGCCTGGTGAGAATTTCTCCCTATAGCGCCAGCGGCAAACGCCATACATCCTTTGCCTCGGTTTTTGTATATCCTGAGCTGGATAACGAAATTGTCATCGATATTGAAGACAAGGACTTGCGAATCGACGTTTTCAGAGCCAGCGGCGCCGGCGGTCAGCATGTAAACAAAACCAGCAGTGCCATCCGCATTACGCATCTCCCCACGGGAATTGTCGTACAGTGTCAGCAGGAAAGATCCCAGCACCGTAACAGGGATATGGCCATGAAAGTACTCAAAGCCCGTCTGTACCAGAATGAAAAGTGGAAACAGGACGAAAAACTTCAGGAAATCCATGACGGCAAAGGGGATATTGCCTGGGGCAACCAAATCCGGTCTTATGTGCTGCAGCCCTATCAGATGGTCAAAGATCACCGTATCAATCTGGAAGTCGGCAACGTGAACGCCGTGCTGGATGGCGCCCTTGACCCCTTTATTGAAGGGGTATTGCTCGCAGGGAAGGCTTAA
- a CDS encoding ORF6N domain-containing protein — protein MDTTVPVERITSKIYLIRGQKVMLDRDLAELYGVETRILNQAVSRNVERFPEDFMFSLTREEIIRISQIVISSDGNSQQHLVCQL, from the coding sequence ATGGATACGACAGTTCCTGTTGAACGGATTACCAGTAAAATATATCTCATTCGTGGTCAAAAAGTAATGCTGGACCGGGATCTGGCAGAACTTTATGGCGTGGAAACAAGAATACTGAATCAAGCGGTTAGCCGAAATGTAGAGCGATTCCCTGAAGATTTTATGTTTTCTTTGACCCGTGAAGAGATCATAAGGATATCACAAATTGTGATATCCTCTGATGGAAATTCTCAACAACATCTGGTGTGCCAACTGTAG
- a CDS encoding universal stress protein: MTDAGFNPRDISVKLIPKKKGIAGDIVDEANSGYDVIVLGRRGVSGIKEFLFGSISQKVLQLAKDVSVLIVN, from the coding sequence TTGACGGACGCCGGATTTAACCCCCGGGACATCTCGGTAAAATTAATACCCAAAAAGAAGGGAATCGCCGGCGACATCGTGGATGAAGCCAATTCCGGTTACGACGTTATCGTGCTGGGCAGAAGAGGCGTTTCCGGCATCAAGGAATTCCTGTTCGGCAGCATTTCCCAGAAGGTGCTGCAACTGGCGAAGGATGTGTCGGTCCTTATCGTAAATTAG
- the lnt gene encoding apolipoprotein N-acyltransferase, translating to MTIDSDNINRTRMLLAASSGLLLTASFPKIGLDWVAWVALVPLLISIRTLSCKKSFLLGFITGFVHYLTLVYWLVYTMKSYGNLPIPVAISVLMLMAAYLALYIAVFAAAVSAWGFGSSGPLVSVPLAWVSIEYLRYFLLSGFPWEFIGHSQFNRLHIIQISDILGVYGISFLIALSNVAVFLCYLFFTEKRRRSLPVFRWPAVLSALAFVAVLLLFWGYGSWRIRNVDGMISSSPSVRIGIVQANIDQAQKWDPAFQDSTTEKYIKLSLAAIKDRPELLVWPETATPFYFLSDSRMSGRVQQGVQSAGTDFLIGSPSYVRRADRIDYYNSAYVILSDGIVSAKYDKAHLVPFGEYVPLKKWLPFLGKMVENVGDFKTGEKGNTVSWRDYRIGIQICFEIIFPDLSRAMALNQAVLLVNITNDAWFGKTGAPYQHFSMAVFRAVENRRSLVRSANTGISGFVDPVGRIIASTPLFKEAVMVRTIPVITHSTFYTRYGDGFARGCLLVALVAALWKLNMAYKNRKT from the coding sequence ATGACGATAGATTCAGATAATATCAACCGAACCCGGATGCTCTTGGCAGCATCCAGCGGCCTGCTCCTGACGGCTTCTTTCCCCAAAATCGGCTTGGACTGGGTGGCATGGGTTGCGCTGGTTCCGCTGCTCATTTCTATCCGAACGCTTTCCTGCAAAAAAAGCTTTTTGCTCGGGTTTATAACCGGCTTTGTCCATTATCTCACCCTGGTATACTGGCTGGTTTATACAATGAAATCTTACGGGAACCTGCCCATTCCCGTTGCCATTTCAGTTCTGATGCTGATGGCCGCCTATCTTGCGCTCTATATTGCTGTTTTTGCCGCTGCAGTCAGCGCTTGGGGCTTTGGTTCCTCCGGGCCGCTGGTGTCCGTTCCGCTGGCCTGGGTTTCAATCGAATACCTGCGCTATTTTCTTTTATCCGGATTTCCGTGGGAATTCATCGGCCATTCCCAATTTAACCGGTTGCACATCATTCAAATCTCAGATATATTGGGCGTGTACGGCATTTCTTTTTTGATTGCGCTGTCCAATGTGGCTGTATTCTTGTGCTATCTTTTTTTCACTGAAAAGCGCCGGCGCAGCTTACCCGTTTTCAGGTGGCCGGCCGTTCTATCGGCTTTGGCATTTGTTGCGGTTTTACTCCTTTTCTGGGGTTACGGCAGCTGGCGAATCCGTAATGTCGACGGAATGATTTCTTCGTCTCCTTCGGTCCGGATCGGCATCGTACAGGCAAATATTGATCAGGCCCAAAAGTGGGACCCGGCGTTTCAGGACAGCACAACCGAAAAGTATATAAAACTCTCTCTTGCGGCGATAAAGGACCGGCCGGAACTGCTGGTCTGGCCGGAGACAGCCACGCCGTTTTACTTTTTATCCGATTCCCGAATGTCCGGCCGGGTTCAACAGGGGGTTCAATCGGCAGGAACGGATTTTCTCATCGGCAGCCCTTCTTATGTTCGTCGGGCGGATAGGATTGACTATTACAACAGCGCGTACGTTATTTTATCGGACGGCATTGTTTCCGCCAAGTACGATAAAGCGCACCTGGTCCCGTTCGGCGAATACGTGCCGCTAAAAAAATGGCTGCCGTTTTTAGGCAAAATGGTTGAAAACGTCGGGGATTTTAAGACCGGCGAAAAGGGAAATACCGTTTCCTGGCGGGATTACCGCATCGGAATACAAATCTGTTTTGAGATTATCTTTCCGGATCTTTCCCGTGCCATGGCGCTAAACCAGGCCGTACTGCTGGTGAATATTACCAATGATGCCTGGTTCGGCAAGACCGGTGCGCCCTACCAGCATTTTTCCATGGCGGTGTTCAGGGCCGTTGAAAACAGGCGGTCCCTGGTGCGGTCCGCCAACACCGGCATCAGCGGGTTTGTCGATCCGGTCGGCCGGATTATCGCTTCAACCCCGCTTTTCAAAGAAGCCGTAATGGTACGGACGATCCCGGTCATAACACATTCAACCTTTTACACCCGCTACGGGGATGGATTTGCCAGGGGGTGTTTGCTGGTCGCGCTGGTTGCTGCGCTATGGAAATTAAACATGGCTTACAAAAACAGGAAGACATAG
- the thiL gene encoding thiamine-phosphate kinase codes for MFKEDLKKTLRFYYITDENAPGRPPLEQAEIAIRSGATMVQYRHKSFTPALFKEVAAIRHLCKCNSVPFLVNDHILLAKAVSADGVHLGQTDESPALARRLLGPDAIVGISVSDLAELGRTDLAPCDYIGTGPVFTTRTKADAKPACGLDGLASVAAAAALPVVAIGGITHENAAGCFRHGAAGVAVISHISRAEDPLQNARQLGLACQCPPPAALLAPWNDEFGLIKKLLNRVPLQKNVAAFIKIPPGDDACLLSPLKNPVITTDTHKEGIHFRLDWQTPREVGRKAVAVTLSDLAASYATPFALFVNLALPSHVPDKTIEALYAGIQEALTLYPCALGGGNISRGDQLSLDLFAIGEGRGDIFPMRSAARPGYGLYATGPLGLARAGLDALLRKDDSAQALISRFKLPRARFDAARILAEHGVPCVIDISDGLAGDAGHIAAASQLSIEFDLTTCLKDPDLVAYCTRNRITPEEMILAGGEDYELLFSCPPEIFIQIQKILPTASQVGRCLSFTGSHLLNLPPGIASFQHGRR; via the coding sequence ATGTTCAAAGAAGATTTAAAAAAGACGCTGCGGTTTTATTATATCACCGACGAAAACGCACCCGGCCGGCCGCCTCTGGAACAGGCTGAAATTGCGATTCGATCCGGCGCAACCATGGTCCAGTACCGCCACAAATCCTTTACGCCGGCGCTGTTTAAAGAAGTTGCCGCCATTCGCCATCTGTGTAAATGCAACTCAGTCCCTTTTCTGGTGAATGATCATATCCTGCTGGCCAAGGCCGTGTCGGCCGACGGCGTTCACCTGGGGCAGACGGATGAGAGTCCGGCGCTTGCCAGGCGCCTTTTAGGACCCGACGCCATCGTGGGCATTTCCGTATCCGATTTAGCGGAACTGGGACGGACGGATCTGGCGCCTTGTGACTATATCGGCACCGGACCGGTTTTTACAACCCGGACAAAAGCGGACGCCAAGCCGGCCTGCGGCCTTGACGGGCTGGCATCGGTCGCTGCGGCTGCAGCACTTCCCGTGGTTGCCATCGGCGGCATCACCCATGAAAACGCCGCCGGCTGTTTCAGGCATGGCGCAGCCGGAGTTGCGGTGATCAGCCATATTTCACGGGCTGAAGATCCTCTCCAAAATGCCCGGCAGTTGGGGCTCGCGTGCCAATGTCCGCCGCCGGCCGCTCTTTTAGCGCCCTGGAATGATGAGTTCGGCCTAATCAAAAAATTATTAAACCGGGTGCCCCTCCAAAAAAACGTTGCCGCTTTCATCAAAATACCTCCCGGAGATGATGCCTGCCTGCTCAGCCCGCTGAAAAATCCGGTCATCACAACCGATACCCATAAGGAAGGGATTCATTTCCGGTTGGACTGGCAAACCCCCCGGGAAGTCGGCCGGAAAGCTGTGGCCGTGACCCTTAGCGACCTGGCGGCCTCATATGCCACACCGTTTGCCCTGTTTGTCAACCTAGCGCTCCCCTCCCACGTACCCGACAAAACAATTGAGGCCCTTTATGCGGGGATTCAGGAGGCCCTCACGCTTTACCCTTGCGCCCTGGGCGGCGGCAATATTTCCAGAGGCGATCAGCTGTCATTGGATCTTTTTGCCATAGGCGAGGGTCGCGGCGATATATTTCCCATGCGTTCAGCAGCGCGCCCCGGCTACGGCCTTTATGCTACCGGACCCTTGGGGCTTGCCCGCGCCGGCCTGGACGCCCTGCTCCGGAAAGACGACAGCGCCCAGGCCCTGATCAGCAGATTCAAACTGCCCCGGGCCCGTTTTGACGCCGCCCGGATTCTGGCCGAACACGGGGTCCCCTGCGTCATCGATATCAGTGACGGCCTGGCCGGTGATGCCGGCCACATTGCAGCGGCATCACAGTTGTCGATCGAGTTTGATCTGACAACCTGTTTGAAAGATCCCGATCTTGTCGCCTACTGCACCCGGAACCGTATCACGCCGGAAGAAATGATACTGGCCGGCGGAGAAGACTATGAACTCCTGTTCAGCTGCCCCCCCGAAATATTCATCCAGATACAAAAAATCCTGCCGACGGCATCACAGGTCGGCCGCTGCCTTTCGTTCACCGGCAGCCACCTGCTGAACCTGCCACCGGGGATTGCCTCCTTTCAGCACGGTAGACGATAG
- a CDS encoding phosphohydrolase produces the protein MYLPGQTTLNPVEIIAEFYDTGSMTYRLLLNHGRQVAQKALRFAARVPHLKPDTLFIREAAMLHDIGIFMTNTPALGCTGEHPYICHGYLGRNLLEQSGLPKHALVCERHVGAGISVADIERQGLPLPLRNMLPVSIEEQIICYADKFFSKLPEKAPREYSAEEILRELTKFGPDKADRFQQWAKMFDTA, from the coding sequence ATGTATCTGCCGGGCCAAACAACCCTCAACCCCGTAGAAATCATCGCGGAATTTTACGACACCGGTTCGATGACATACAGACTCCTGCTGAACCACGGTCGGCAGGTAGCCCAAAAGGCGCTTCGGTTCGCAGCCCGGGTACCGCATTTAAAACCGGACACCCTATTTATCCGGGAAGCCGCCATGCTGCACGATATCGGAATTTTCATGACGAATACGCCTGCCCTGGGGTGTACGGGCGAACATCCGTACATCTGTCACGGCTATCTGGGTCGAAACCTCCTTGAACAGAGCGGGCTTCCCAAACATGCCCTGGTCTGTGAGCGCCACGTCGGCGCCGGCATTTCCGTCGCCGATATTGAGCGCCAGGGGCTGCCGCTTCCACTGCGCAATATGCTGCCGGTCTCCATCGAAGAGCAGATCATCTGCTATGCCGACAAATTTTTTTCAAAACTGCCGGAAAAAGCCCCCCGTGAATATTCTGCTGAGGAGATCTTAAGGGAATTAACAAAATTCGGCCCGGACAAGGCCGATCGCTTTCAACAATGGGCCAAGATGTTTGATACTGCTTAA
- a CDS encoding HAD-IIA family hydrolase, whose amino-acid sequence MDLDLLRKKRGFICDMDGVIYHGDRLLPGVQAFVEWLKKENKKFLFLTNSSEKSPRELKEKLDRLGIHVEATHFYTSALATASFLASQHPNGSAYVIGEAGLINALYESGFSMNEINPDYVVVGESRSYGYEKIERAVRLVRNGAKLIGANPDLTDKLGKDFAPATGALIAPIELASGTKAYFVRKPNPIMMRHGRKLLGCEREDTAIIGDRMDTDILAGIHSDIDTVLVLSGVTSEEDLKHFAYHPRYVLSGVGDIPG is encoded by the coding sequence ATGGATCTTGATCTTCTGAGGAAAAAGCGGGGGTTTATCTGCGACATGGACGGGGTCATCTATCATGGAGACCGATTGCTGCCCGGGGTGCAGGCCTTTGTGGAGTGGCTCAAGAAGGAAAACAAGAAATTTCTGTTTCTGACCAACAGCAGCGAGAAGTCCCCGCGTGAGCTCAAGGAAAAACTCGACCGCCTCGGCATCCATGTGGAGGCGACCCACTTTTACACCAGCGCCCTGGCCACGGCCAGCTTCCTGGCATCCCAGCATCCCAACGGCAGCGCCTACGTCATCGGCGAGGCGGGTTTGATCAACGCACTGTACGAGTCCGGTTTTTCCATGAACGAAATCAACCCGGACTACGTGGTGGTGGGAGAAAGCCGTTCCTACGGCTATGAAAAGATCGAACGGGCCGTACGGCTCGTCCGAAACGGCGCTAAACTCATTGGTGCCAACCCGGACCTGACGGACAAGCTGGGCAAAGACTTCGCTCCTGCCACCGGCGCACTGATTGCCCCCATCGAGTTGGCCAGCGGTACGAAAGCCTACTTCGTGAGAAAACCCAACCCGATCATGATGCGCCACGGCAGAAAGCTACTGGGCTGCGAGCGTGAGGACACGGCCATTATCGGTGACCGAATGGACACGGACATCCTTGCCGGCATCCATTCGGATATCGACACCGTGCTTGTGCTCAGCGGCGTCACCAGCGAAGAAGACCTCAAGCACTTTGCCTATCACCCGCGATACGTTCTTTCCGGGGTGGGAGATATTCCGGGATGA